One archaeon BMS3Bbin15 genomic window, CCATCCCGCTGGGAAGGTCAACTGCCACCTTGAAGGCTTTTGAAACAGCAATTTTGTTCACAGCACTTTTATATGGCTCCTTAATTTCACCTCTGATTCCGGTGCCAAGAAGTGCGTCTATTACAACATCCTCGTCAATTTCTAGTTTTTCCGAATCTTGCGAAAATTGGGTCTTGATAGAACTTAGAAATCTCAGTTTTTCAAGATTTTTCTCAGCAGCTCTGCTTTTCATCTTTTTTCCAAAAACAAATACTCTAACACCAAAACCTGCTTTTGCAAGGTATCTGGCAGCCACAAGACCGTCACCACCGTTATTCCCGGTGCCGCACACAACAAGAATATTTTTTCCTTTCTTAATCCTCCTCAACGTCTCCTCCGCAACAGCCCTGCCCGCATTCTCCATCAATTCCTTAACACTCGTGCCCAGCCACATTGAATTTATATCAAAAACTCTCACATCATTATAACTGATATATTCCATATTTAATAAAAGATACTCCAAAGGATAAATTCTTTACTGTATTCCATCGGAAGTAACCTTCGTATGTTATGCAACATAATACACAATTCCAAAACCATCTTAAAGTAGTAGTATTATATAAGAAGGATTATACAAGAAGGGGATTAAGAATGACATCAAAATTTACAATGAACAATTTCCTTATACTGAAAAATAAATGCCTTCAGTGCGGTAAGGATATTCTCAAGTCAAGAGATTTCTGCTCAAAAGACTGTGAAAAGGCCTTTTTTAAAGAAAACGTTTAAAAATAATTAGTAAATTTATGCGGGGGAAGGGACTTGAACCCTCGCAGGCACTTAGCCAGCAGGTCCTAAGCCTGCCTCCTTTGACCAGCTCGGACACCCCCGCATAATAAATAGATTATCTTGTCCTGAGCTTTCTCTGACGCCTTCTCTCTTTTAACTTTTTCTTTCTTGTTTTCCAGCGGCATTTTCCACGCTTTTTCCACTTTCTCGAGCTATGTTTACCTGCCATTAAATTCCTCCTAAAAAATTATTCTTCAGATATCACAATTATCTCACATGATAAATTTTTATAGAAGAAGGAGAGTTAATCAGGCTCTTCTGAAAGTAATTTTAGTCAGTATAAGTTAATATAACCTCTGATAGCTTGCAATAAGAAGACTTTTAAGTTTTAAATGTAATATATAATATGTGGTGGATATGAAGACATTGAAAGTTATCACAATTGGTTTTATCATTCTGATTGCTGCAGCAGCCGGACTGGGATTTTATTTTTATAAATCAGGAAGTCTGGCTAAACCAGAGATTAAATCCCTGTCAAACAGCTGGGGTACAGTTAACCTTCAAGAAACAGAGATTATAACCAGAGCTGAGATTTACAATCCAAATCCTGTGAGTATTCCGATAAATAGAATAAATGTTGGAATTTATATGAATGGCATAAAGCTTGCTTCAGGCGAAGCCAGGAATATAAACCTAATAGCAAATAAAAACTCTCAGGTAGAATTCACAACAATTCTTAATAACACAAAACTACCCGAATGGTGGTACACCCATATAAAAAATGGCGAACACACCACAGTTTTAATGAAGACAACAGTTTACTTCAGTCTTCTCGGCAGGGAACTCAGCTTCCCTATTGAGATTAAAAAGAATATAACCACAAATATTCTGGGCTCGGCTACCATGAAATCCTCAGGTAATTCAGGTTTACCTCTGGGAGCACCTGAGATAAGAAGTATGACAAACAGATGGGGCAATGTTACACCCTTGAAAACCCAGGTGATTACACAACTGGAGGTATATAATCCCAACCCCTTCCCGGTACCTGTAAAAAGTATAGATTACTCAATAACCATGAACAATATACTCATGGCTTCTGGTAAGAGCAATAGTGTTGAGCTTCCTCCACATAGTGAGAAGGATATAACTGCTTCCACATATATTGACAATAAAGATATACCCGTGTGGTGGGTATCTCATATAGAAAATCATGAGACAACACTCATGGTGATAAAGGGTAAGATGGTATTTGATATAGCCGGAAAAACTCTGGAAATCCCACTGCCAGAGTACAAAAAAGAGTTTACAACAAATATTTTAAGGTAGGTCTGAAGAAAAAGGTGATATTATGTACACTCTTGAAGACGGGGAATATCTCATAAAACTTGCCAGAAGGGCATTAGATATCTATCTTACCAGCGGTAAAATTATAACCCCGCCTGAAGACGCCCCTGAAAAGTTAAAGAAAAAGGCAGGCGTCTTTGTAACCCTTGAAACTTATCCTGAAGAAAATCTCAGGGGCTGCATAGGTTTTCCTGAGCCAATCTATTCTCTTGTCGAAGGTACAATAAAGGCTGCCATAGCTGCCGGAGTGGAAGACCCCAGGTTTCCGCCTATGTTAAAACATGAAATAATTCATATTACCATGGAGGTGAGTGTTCTTACTCCACCTGAACCCATAGTTGTTTCTTCAACAATGGAATATCCTGAAAGGATTAAGGTTGGAAGGCATGGGCTGATAATCGAGAAAGGTTTTGCCAGAGGGCTTCTCTTACCTCAGGTCCCTGTTGAACAGGGATGGAATGAGGAAGAATTTTTAATTTACACCTGCATAAAAGCCGGGCTTTCTGGAGACTGCTGGCTTGACAGAAATACAAAAGTCTATTCTTTTGAAGGGAAGATATTTAAGGAAGAAGAACCAGGGGAAAAGGTGGTTGAAAAAGTGCTTGGAGATAAGAGCTGCTCTGTTTCTTAATTCTTCGAGTCGTTAAAGGAATCGGATGGAAAATATGGCTGAAGAGCAAGGAAAGTGCATGTACCACAGCATCGATAATAGAGCTTACTGCAGATTTACAGAAAGGCCATGTTTTGGCGCATATATTGATGAATTTAAGGAAGGGTACGTTATAGATATATGGAAGGAGCAGGAGTGCCCAAACTACAAATATGACGAGAATATCCTTTTTAAAGAGGAAGCACCTGTTAAATCTGATCCGAATGGTGTCTTCGAGAAGCAGAAGGAAGGGTCTGCTGCAGGCGCCCAGATTGAAGTTATTGATGGTGAGATAGTAAATAACAGAAATGGAAGAGTTGAGATAACCCTCTTCGGGTCTAAGATAGCTGTTGAGTGTACAGACGAAGGATGTGACGTGCCTGAAAGTATCGATATTGATGCTGAAGTACTTCAGCACTATTTCAACAGAAAGTATGGCCTGGGAGTTATAGAAGTAAAATGGGTGGATGTTTTAAGTCCAGAACTTGAAAGCTATCCCGAGGTTAATGAATATATTGGCCTACATAATACATATCCAATAGTGACAATCAATGAAATTCTCAAGTTTGTGGGCAGTATATCCGTGGATTTAATTAATAATGAGCTTGAGAAGTTGGGAATAATACAGAAAAAGCTTGACTAATTCCGTTATTGGGTGGTAGGCTTTCCTATCCACCTGAAATTATCCTTACAGCCTCAATAATATCTCCTGTTTTAAGTTCTTCCTCCTCGGTAACTATATTTCCATCCTTTTTCACAATTACAGTTTCAGTATTGATTCCTGCTCTCTCAAGTATGTCTCTTACTTTTACATCTTTATCAACTTCAATAATCTTTTCTCCTCTATCATAGAGCAATTTTATTTTCATAATCAACATAGAAATAATAACTTCAGGAGAGATTAATTACGTTAATGGTGGAATTTTAATTAAGGGCTTGTAGCTCAGCTGGTAGAGTGCCGCCTTCGCAAGGCGGAAGCCCCGGGTTCGAATCCCGGCAAGTCCATACCCGATTCACATTAAAAAGTCATGCTCACTGCAAAAGTCACTGCTCTTAGCATCCACTTCAGCCAGATTATTGGAAAAGCTCATTACACAGCTTTTATTTTTACAGTGCAGCAAACCAAAAGTGTGCCCGAGTTCATGAACAGCCTCCTTCAGCACCCTTTCTCGCATTTTACCCTTTAATCTGCTTAATGATATTACAGCATGTCTCCCTGAAATCTGTGCAATTCCGAAAATAAAATTGAGCCCTTTAGCATACAGGTCTTCTTCAGTCACACCGAGAAGCTTCCCATTTTCTGAAAGAATAATTCTGTTCAGATATTTGAGAATGAAATCTCCACTATACTGCTCTCTTTCCGGACTGTAAGCTTTCTCAGGCAGAATAATGCTCCCAGGTATACTCACATCAATTTTCAATACCTTCTTCAAATCCTCTGCAAGGTTTTCAAGAACAACAGAATCAACACTGCCGAGAGATATAATAAAAACCTTCAACCCTCACCCTCCATTATTATGATTAACCATCCCTCTCTGTGGCAAGATAGTACTTAACCGCCCCCACAGCATTAACCACCTGAGGGTCTGGTGGTACAAGAACCTTAACTCCCAGCTCTTTTTCAAAAGCATCCACAACCCCTTTATTCTTTGCTGTACCTCCAATAAGAGCTATCATCCTGGCATTTCCCGGAAGCATCTGAGCAATTCTCCTTGCAAAGGCATGATGTATACCATTTATAATCTCCTCTTTGGAATAACCCTCAACAAGCCTTGAAACAACCTCGCTCTGGGCAAAAACAGAGCAGGTAGAATTTATTTTCGCACTGGTTTTTGCCCTGAAATGAAGATTCTGCAACTCAGAAACGTCAAGAGCGAAGTAATTAGCTATATACTCAAGAAATGTGCCAGTACCGGAGCTGCACTTGTCATTCATCCTGAAGTCATTCCTCCGCATATCAATCATCTTTGTGTCCTGCCCCCCTATATCCACTATGGCATCGACATCTTCCTTCAAAAAGTGCCTCACTCCGTAAATAGCTGTTGTAATCTCTGTGACATTCAGCTCATGAGGTACTTTCTTTCTGAAATATCCAGTCGAAACTATTATACCGTCCCTGTCTATCAAATCCTGCCATGAATGAGAACTCACTATTCTGTACTTATAACTATCAGTATAATAGGCTGCCTTTGCCGCCCTCGAACCCACATCCAGACCTATAATCATTATTATTACACCCCAGCAAGGCGCTCTGCAAAGGCTTCAAGACGCAGCCTTGCCTGTTCAGGCGTACTCCCCGGAAGGTCAGCCTCAATTGTTATATAGGGATATCCCTCTCTGTCTGCAAAGCGCTCCCTTAAAATAATATCTTCCAGCTTGTGGTGGCATGAAAACTGCTGGAAATGTATTATGGCATCTATTTTCCTTTCCTTCAACTGCCTCTCAACAAACTCCATTCTTCTCCAGATATTTCCTGCGAATGTATAATTCACATAACTTTCCGCCACCTCTCCCAGGTTTCTTCCAGAATGCCTTATGAATTCAAAGGGCATTTCATCATAGGCAACATGCAAACCTATACTCTGCAGAAACTCGTGAAAATCTCTGTAAATAGGTGGTATGCCCAGAATAGCAACCCTGTAGTCAAAATCCACCTCCTCCTCTTCAATAGCTTCAATAGCCTTTCCGTATTTATCAGGAGAGCCCATGAGGTCGCTTCCGGAAATTTCTATCTCAAAAGCCTTTATTGAACTCAATTTTCCTTCTGTGCGGAGAGAATCAACCTCCATAGCTCTCTGTTTCAAATCTGCTATTTCTCCAAAGGCTTCTTCATTTTTTATCCCTCCTGCAAATTCCGCCAGAGAATCGAGATTCTCCTCCATAAGCCTGATATCTCTGTTGAAGGAATAGATGAAATAGAGAGTAGGCATGCCTGAAAGTTCAATCTTTTCACCATCCACAAGCGCATTGTAGCAGTCCCCGCCTGCAACAACAACAAGCTTATCAACCTCAACCTCTTTTCTCAGTATAAGCTCACGCCAGATAGCACTCCATGCACAGAGTTTATCATCTGGTTGAAACTCTGAGAATGGAACAAAGTTATTTAAATCAACTGCAGTTTCTCTACAGGCATAAATTACTTCAGCTGAAACAAGAGCAGTGATTCCAAGCATATATTTTTTAAATCAAGTAACATCTATAAGAGTCTGGTTCTCACCATGCACTCCTCCCTTTTAAATATCAGGGTTGATACATGTCCCCTTATCTCCCTTAAAAATATAATTTAAATCCTTCATTTCCCTTCCATTCAATATTCTGCATCTTATTTTGTATTTATTTATAACCTCTGGCAGAAAACTATCTACAACACTCTGTTCCGTTATTTCAAGGTCAGAGGCAGCAATATTGTTTATAAGTCCACCATCTCCAAATACACCATCCACGCTCTTGAGGAGAATTATTTCTTCTGCATTCAGCTCTGCTCCTATATAGCAGGTTATACTGTCACCAGTTACATCCCACGTGGGGGGAAGTTCATCCCTATCTTTAATAAATCTGTAAGGAAGGAGAATTGCAGGGAGTTCTCCCTCAGGCTCTTCTCTTGCAGAGATTTCACCCTTGCCTTCAAGATAAATACCAAATATATTCATAGCCATAATAGCCATAAAGTGAGCTTCCCTCTCTCCGACATTGTAATTTTTATATACGTCTCTGACAGCATCAGCAAAAACCCCTCCTCCGGGAATAATCAGCACTTTCTCATTTTTAAGAATTTTGAGAATTTCCTCTGCCCTATCTATCAGACTGCCTCCAATCTTAATCACCTTCATCGTTGAGAGCCTCCGCAAGTCCAAGACATGGAAGATTATTGTAAACTTCCGTCACTTCTTTTAGAAGCTTAAATTCAACTTTCAGCCTGCTGCATACCCTTCTACCAAGAAAGTCTCCTATGCCTGCCAGAAAAACTCTATCAATTTCAAAATCCTCCATAACCATTTTAACATTATACTTTATGCTATCTATCTGAACCTCCCTGAAAGCTTCACATAGCTTTACTATCTCATCCTCTCCAAGCTCATCAAGGTCAGAGCATAGCATTCTTGCCACCCTCTGCATTGATTCTGCAGGATTTTTATCTCTCCCATCAGGGGTTTCACAGCTGTAGTTTTCAATCTCGCCGAGAATATTGTATATATCTGCAGTAATGGCAAAAAGCTCTGAAGCAGGCTTTATCCTACCACCTCTGAAGCTAATTTCACATGCCAGAGCAGAAAGAGGAGTACGAAGGCAACCATGATAAAGAAGCTGCCCTGCAAGCATTCTGTCAAGGTCATTTTTTGCATATAGCTTTTCTCCATGCCTGAACGGTATGATATCTGTGGTGGTGGAGCCTATGTCAAGCAGCACACCCTCGCCAAAATTCCTCTCGAGATAATACAGGCTGGCAGCATAGTTGGCAGCAGCGAGATTCAGGGTTTCTTTTACCTCATTATAGCCCAGAAGCCTCTGGTCTATATCCATAAATCTTGCCACAGGAAAAATGCTGCTGCATACTTCCAGTAGAAATTCTATACCCTCTCTTTTACTTCTGAAAGCGTCGCTGAGTTCAGCAGTGAAAACAAAGCCAACCTTTGAGGCATCCTCCTTTAATTTCGATAAAAACGTGGGAAAATCTCTAAATTCCCTCCAGAAAGGGAAGTAATGTATTTCATTCTTTAAAATAGCTCCACTTTCAGAATCATATAGAAACTTTTTCGTATTGGCTCCACCAATGTCAAAAGTTAAAATCTTCATATTGGTCACCTGATAACTATTGAATAATCTCCAGTGGAGATAAAGGGGTTTTCAGCCTTACCATCAATCTTTCTGATTCTGGTTCTGACAGTTCTTTCAGGAAGCTTTCCATTCAGAATGTCGTAAAAGGTTATACCATAGGCAGCTTCAAAGGCTATTACGGGTGTTGTAACCCTTGGATTGATTTCCAGCAGAACAATCTCGCCATTATTTACAATGAAATCCATTCCGAAAAAACCCTTCAGCCCCTCTATTCCATACGAAGCCTCAATAAGCTCCTCACTATTTTCAATTTCAAAGGGAATATCCGCACCCATGTATCTGAAGCCCTCCGTTATCTGGGTCTGAAGGCTCACCAGCTCGGTTTTATTATCAGAAGAAAACAGGCTGGCACTTGCAGCCTGCCCCGGAATATATTCCTGGACAATATAGTTTTCAGGTACTCTCCCGAGCTCTTCCTCATTTCTTATAAAAAATATTCCTTCACCACCCTCACCCACTCTTGGCTTGGCAACCAGAGGAAAATCAAGAGAAGTCTTACCATTGAAAACTTCAGTTCCAGGTGTTCTCAATCCCTTTACTCTCCTCAATGTCTCATACTTGTCACTGCATGTCCTGACTGCTCTGCTACTAATCCCTAGATTTTCAACATGCGCCTTCTCAACCTGTTCTGTAAGAATATATAGCAGGTTCTCACTTTCTGGAGCAACTATCAGAGCTTTATCGCACTTTTCAAGGGCGGTTGAAAAATCCTCATCAAGCTTTTCTGCAATGGGAAAATTTCTGAATTGGGCTGTGTGCTCAGGGTTGACAAAACTGTATACCTCTTCCCTGATTCCCATGCTGAGAGCCTTAAACATAGCAAGTCCTTCAACTGCAATGCTCTCAGGAAACCCATTTTCTGTACATGTGGTATACTCAAAGAGAAAAAACATTCAATCACCTTGTAAGGAAATAGCCTGCTATTACTGCCAGAATAATACCAATTACAGTGTTGCTTTCCATCCTTTCCTGAAGGATTAAAACAGCAAGGATAGAACTGACTGCTGGATAGAGAGCAGTAAACGGAATTACAACACTTCCCGGAAAACGCTCCAGAGCATAGAGAAAACCAATAGAACCGATAGTCCCAAATAGTGTTCCCAGACCGAGAATTACAAGACTGGTATCTCTTGGAATATTAACCCCACGATGAATTAGAAAGATGATAATCACAATATTGGTGATAGAGTAAAATATATTTGTTACGAGAAGAGCCTGTAGCAGGCCAACCTTTGCCACTCCATATTTATACAAGAAACCCCAGAAGCCCCAGAGTACTACAATCAGCAGGCCCACAAGAGACATTTCAGCTTTCATGAGTTAACTTAAGCACTGGAGAATTAAAGTTTTTTTGCCTCAGCATCCTATACCACAGTATGTGAATCCCAACCTTTTTATATCCTCGGGATTTAAAATTCTCCTTCCATCAAGAATAATCGCCTTATCCTTCATAAGCAATCTGAGGTCTTCAAAATTAAGCTTTTTATATTCATCATGGTCTGTGACTATAACAAGAGCATCGGCATTCTTAATCACAGTTTTAATTTCATTGGAAAATTTGCCTCCAAAATCCTGACTCACATAGGGGTCATGAGAAAATACATCAACACCACTTTTCATGAGAGTCTTAATTATCGGCTCTGCAGGTGTTTCCCTGACATCATCCACATTGCCTTTATAGGCAATACCAAGAACAGCAACTTTTGACTTCTTTATATCCTTTCCCTGCTTTTTGAGAGCGCTTTCAAGCGTCTCAAGAACATGGAACGGCATGTCAGAATTTCTCTCTCTGGCAGCTTTTATTACACTGAGATTAACCCCGTGCTTCTCAGCTTCCTTGATAAGGAAATATGGGTCCTTGGGTATACAATGACCGCCAACACCGGCACCTGGCATATGAAAATTAACTCTGGGATGCTTGTTGGCGAGATTTATTGCTTTAATGGCATCAATCCCGATAGCTTCGCATAACAGTGCCACATCATTGGCAAGAGCAATATTCACATCTCTGAAGGTATTTTCTATAAGCTTAACAACCTCAACTACCTCCACAGCATCTTTATAAACATCTCCGGAAGTTATATTCTCATAAAAAACTCCTGCGAGTTCCGCGCTTCTTTCATCTATACCTCCAACAACTCTTGAATTTATTTGAATCTCCTCAAGAGTTTTTGTTGGTATTGCCCTCTCGGGTGAATTGGCAAGAAAGAAATCTTTTCCGGCTTTCAGACCAGAACTTTCCAGAACCGGAAGGATTTCGTTTCTCGTTGTACCCGGAGGTATTGTGCTTTCAACAACAACAAGCGTACCTTCAGAGAGGTTTTCAGCCACTGCTTTAGCGGCGGACATAAGAGCTTCAAGGCGTGGCTCCTTATTTTCATCCACCGGAGTCTGAACAATTATTAAAACCACATTTGAATTCCTGATTTCCGAAGCTTCAACCGTAGCCTTCAATTTGCCAGCTTCAACAGTCTTGTAAACTATCTCTTCCAGCCCAGGCTCATTGATTGGAGATTTCTTATTATTCACCTTATTTACAATATCAGGGTTTATATCAACGCCTGTCGTGAAGTAGCCTCTTGAGGCAACTATGGCTGCCATGGGCAAACCGACGTAACCCAAACCTACCACTGCTACTTTTGCTTCTTTATTCTTTATTATATTAATAAGCTCTTTATATTCCACTGATTATCCCTCTTATACATGAAACATAGATTATTGGAGTATATTAAGCTTTCCTATGAAAGTATTTCAGACCTATGTCCCCAAACGTCCCAATGATAAGCTTAAAGCATGTTAACGTTAAAAACCTTTCCAAACGATTCCATAGGTAATTATCAACGTTATATCACAATAAAATAAGTATTTAAATCTATTGACTGATTTCTTTCTTCAATTTCAACTCATTTGTCCTACCTTTTGAAGTCTTTTCTATTATACCTCTCTTTTCAAGTTCTGAAACCAGCCTCGTTATTTTTGGTCTTGAAAAATCAGTTATTTTTGGTAATTTATCCTGGGTTATAACTCCACCCTCCTGTTCCACAGCTCTGACTATCTTCTCTTCATCATCAGTTAATAGAGTAATTGAAACCTTCCCCTTTCTCTCCTTTAAACCGACATATTTATATAAAGTGCCTGCTCCAGCAATAAATCCAATGAACAGAGCAAGTATGTAAAAAATTGTGTTTTTATTCTTTTTAGATTGCATCTTTACCTCATTAACCTGAATGACTTTAAACTGATGTAGCTGTTTTAATGCTTTACCTGAGAGCTCATTATTGAACACATAAACTTTAGACACACTCAATTTTTCAAGAGCTTCTAAAACAGCAGGAGAAACTGACTTATTCTTTGTAAAAAGGAGAGGAATACCAAGATATGATGAAAGTCTTTCAGCTAGAAGAAGGTTTTTTAGCTCCTGACCTGCAACAAGAACTGCAGCATTGCTTTTAACATAATATTCTCCAGCAAAAGCTGCACTGGTGCCATATCTATCTGCCTCTGCAACCCTGTTTGTTATAAATCCCATTCCATCCAGATTCCTCTGAACATCAAGAGAAATAGCATCCTCTCCTCCGAGAATAACAGCATACCTGTAGCCTTTTGCAATATAGCCACTTAAAAGCTCAACATCAACCTTACTCAGATTATCTGGCGTAGTTGTAACTATAGGTATTCCTGTAAGATGGGAATAACCCTGTGCTATGGCGAATTCATAGGGGATATCACTTCTAACTATAATTACATCTGAGCTCTGGGTTGCATGAACTGAAGGTATAACCAGAAAGAAAAGTAACAAAATAACAAAATGCATGTATTTTAGCTTCTCTAAACTGTTATAGAGGGTTTGCTTATAAATCATATAATAAACTACCTTCTGAAGACTATGCCAGCATAGGCCACAATTTCAGAATAATCACCTGTAATATCACCACTATTACCATACTTCAAAAGTTCAGCTTTCTTTGCACCAAGAGCTTTACCTGCTACCATAGCTGTTGCTATTGCTCCATAACCACAGGCAGTAACATTATTCCTATAAATCCTTTCCACAAACTCTTCCTCATCCATTTCGAGGATAGCCTCTATCGCATTTAAGTCTTTGTTTCTCGCAACATCAGCACTCTCATAATGGGTAAAATCACTGGATGCAATAACAAGAACATCTCTATCAAGCTCTGCAATACATTTTCCAAGTTCCCTTGCAATTTCAATTGTTTGAAGGTTAAGAGTTATGGCAATAAATTTAAAATCACCATAGATATACTGAAGAAAAGGTAATTGCACCTCAATTGAATGTTCATAGGTATGAGCTATCTCATCCAGAGTTACAATTTCACATTTTCTGAAAAGCTTTTCAGCCGCGTCCCTGTCACACTTCGCAACACCAAGTGGTGTCCTCCAGTCCTCACCGGATACGGAGACAGTGCTTCCATAACCTCGATGACTGGGGCCAATAAGAACAACAAGCTCTGGTTTCTCCTGCTCTGCAAGAGAATAGTAAACATGTGCAGCTTCATAGCCAGAGTAAATATAGCCTGCATGCGGAACAACCGCCCCTACTATATCCCTGGGTTTCTTATCCACATGGGTTGGACTAAGCTTTCCAGGACCCGGCGGATGAAGAAAGCACTTTTCAATCTGCTCGATAAGCATATCTTTTGAGGCAGGGTAAAACTGACCAGCGACAGCTTCCATTCTCATAATATATATTATGCATTATATACACAAAAAGTTTACTCTGCGATAACGCTTAAAATTCAAGATTTTTACCATATCCTCTTTCTATGGCAAGGTCATATACCAGAGCTGCAACTGTAACATCCTGAATCGCCAGACCTGTGGAGTCAAAAATAGTAATTTCAACCTCATTTTCCCTGCCTTTCTTCAATCCCGCCACAATTTCTCCCAGCTCAGCATATATCCTATCCTCTGAAAATTCTCCTGTACTTATTGGGACATTGACCTCTCCACTGTGCACTGCCTGCTCATAGGCATCAACAACAACCTTTGCTCTATTCAAAAGCTCTGGAGCAAGTTCCTGCTTTCCGGAAGCGTCGGCACCTATTGCATTTATATGAGTGCCCTCCTCTATCCACTCACCTTTAATCACCGGCTTTCTTGAGGGTGTTGTTGTAGAAATAATATCTGCTCTGCATACCTCCCTGTATGATTCGCACACTTTAATATCTATACCGAGAGAATCCTCAAAAATCTTTTTAAATTTCTCTGCATTGGAAATATGCCTGCTTGCCACAAGCACCTTCTCAAGCTCAAAAACATCCGATATCGCAAGAAGCTGAGTTCTTGCCTGCCTTCCAGAACCAATCAGTCCAAGTGTTTTAGAATCAGCTCTCGCAAGATATTTAGATGCAATAGCACCTGCAGCCCCGGTCCGTACATCAGTCATGTATGTGGCATTCATAATAGATATGGGCCTGCCAGTTTCTGGCTCAACAAGCACAAAAGTTGCCATTACAGTAGGAAGGCCTATAGAAGGATTGGCAGGATGAACATTAACAACCTTCACCCCGGCCATATCTATCTCAGGAAGATAAGCAGGCATACATCTCAGGTCACCGTTAAATTTTCTGAAATAAATATAGAGTTTCGAGGGCATCTCCACATTACCAAAACCATGCTGCCTGAAGGCTCCCTCAACTGCAAGATTAACACTTTGGATGTCAACAAGCTCCTTAACTTCCCTTCCTGAAATCCATATTATCTCCTCCATACTTCACCACCGATTATTACTCCAGCCCAAATATGAATCCTCCACATAACCCCTTCACGATTCTCCCACGAGAATAAAATCCCATGGTGATATACTGTATCTCTACAAGTAAGATTACATCCCCGAGATATAAAGTTAATGCTCATTTTTTACATGTTATTATCTCTTCAAATTCATATCTCGACAAGGACATTCAAACCTGCAATAGCTGAGTTGAGAACTTTACCTTCTCCCTTTATCTCCTTCTTCACCTCTTTAATGTGTTTTTTCTCCAGGGTAAATTTCTTGCCCTCTACTTCAATACTAATCTCGCCCTTATCTAAAAGCTCTCTTGCAAAGGCTTCTGCATCGCAACCCT contains:
- a CDS encoding EamA-like transporter family protein produces the protein MKAEMSLVGLLIVVLWGFWGFLYKYGVAKVGLLQALLVTNIFYSITNIVIIIFLIHRGVNIPRDTSLVILGLGTLFGTIGSIGFLYALERFPGSVVIPFTALYPAVSSILAVLILQERMESNTVIGIILAVIAGYFLTR
- the wbpA gene encoding UDP-N-acetyl-D-glucosamine 6-dehydrogenase, yielding MEYKELINIIKNKEAKVAVVGLGYVGLPMAAIVASRGYFTTGVDINPDIVNKVNNKKSPINEPGLEEIVYKTVEAGKLKATVEASEIRNSNVVLIIVQTPVDENKEPRLEALMSAAKAVAENLSEGTLVVVESTIPPGTTRNEILPVLESSGLKAGKDFFLANSPERAIPTKTLEEIQINSRVVGGIDERSAELAGVFYENITSGDVYKDAVEVVEVVKLIENTFRDVNIALANDVALLCEAIGIDAIKAINLANKHPRVNFHMPGAGVGGHCIPKDPYFLIKEAEKHGVNLSVIKAARERNSDMPFHVLETLESALKKQGKDIKKSKVAVLGIAYKGNVDDVRETPAEPIIKTLMKSGVDVFSHDPYVSQDFGGKFSNEIKTVIKNADALVIVTDHDEYKKLNFEDLRLLMKDKAIILDGRRILNPEDIKRLGFTYCGIGC
- a CDS encoding putative cell wall binding repeat 2, with the protein product MIYKQTLYNSLEKLKYMHFVILLLFFLVIPSVHATQSSDVIIVRSDIPYEFAIAQGYSHLTGIPIVTTTPDNLSKVDVELLSGYIAKGYRYAVILGGEDAISLDVQRNLDGMGFITNRVAEADRYGTSAAFAGEYYVKSNAAVLVAGQELKNLLLAERLSSYLGIPLLFTKNKSVSPAVLEALEKLSVSKVYVFNNELSGKALKQLHQFKVIQVNEVKMQSKKNKNTIFYILALFIGFIAGAGTLYKYVGLKERKGKVSITLLTDDEEKIVRAVEQEGGVITQDKLPKITDFSRPKITRLVSELEKRGIIEKTSKGRTNELKLKKEISQ
- the rapL gene encoding L-lysine cyclodeaminase, whose amino-acid sequence is MEEIIWISGREVKELVDIQSVNLAVEGAFRQHGFGNVEMPSKLYIYFRKFNGDLRCMPAYLPEIDMAGVKVVNVHPANPSIGLPTVMATFVLVEPETGRPISIMNATYMTDVRTGAAGAIASKYLARADSKTLGLIGSGRQARTQLLAISDVFELEKVLVASRHISNAEKFKKIFEDSLGIDIKVCESYREVCRADIISTTTPSRKPVIKGEWIEEGTHINAIGADASGKQELAPELLNRAKVVVDAYEQAVHSGEVNVPISTGEFSEDRIYAELGEIVAGLKKGRENEVEITIFDSTGLAIQDVTVAALVYDLAIERGYGKNLEF